AATTCAATTTCCTGCCTATTTTCTGATTATGCTTTTTCGTTATATTTTGGGTTATAATCTACCATCCATTCAATACCATATTTGTCTCTAAACATTCCAAAATAGGTACCCCACGGACTATCACTAATTGGTACTTCAATAGTTCCGCCTGCTGAAAGTCCGCTGAATAATTTGTCGGCTTCTTCACGGCTTTCTGCATTAATAACTATTTTGGACCTGTTTTCATTTTCATTTACGCGTCCCATTCTCTCAGGAACATCA
The Flavobacterium sp. 5 DNA segment above includes these coding regions:
- a CDS encoding VOC family protein → MALINPHINFNGNAEEAFNFYKSAFGGEFETIIRFKDISGPDNPISENEANKIMHIALPIGKNILMANDVPERMGRVNENENRSKIVINAESREEADKLFSGLSAGGTIEVPISDSPWGTYFGMFRDKYGIEWMVDYNPKYNEKA